A genomic window from Indicator indicator isolate 239-I01 chromosome 10, UM_Iind_1.1, whole genome shotgun sequence includes:
- the ODR4 gene encoding protein odr-4 homolog, giving the protein MGRTYFVEEAIGQYLSDLSTKVKPYVTGLLIGQCSPQRDYIIRAVRTPPKEEQKEDNISPFNLASIDEEWITTHASQVSRMLPGGLLVLGVFIVATPELSKESQNALRKLIFSVEKSLTKRRLWKPAEEEVSDRAALQICSSTKKVVCRTYDVQDPKSSAKPADWKYQNALSASWLALGCTVNVNIHIPLLATSPNHDLEKNTKNGLNRWSKQIEDSVFLINGQVRSDDTELLEGQKKSKGNTQSGTQFSDVKVLTQLSQSSSHRSTAAVQICSGSINLKGAVKCRAYIHNNKPKVKEAVQALKRDIINTLSDRCEILFEDLIINEGPHKKNFERAYHVLPQRLFVPIAGSSVMLSDYKFGDEATGEIQERFVEMLDQSVQAEDIHIAEDMSTVDICPVTDHMDAPQPQQLTKATLLLKLQQNMGVVIAAAVAIFASIFSFNYFSD; this is encoded by the exons ATGGGTAGAACTTACTTTGTTGAGGAAGCTATTGGACAGTATCTTTCAGACCTCAGCACAAAAGTAAAGCCTTATGTCACTGGGCTGTTAATAGGGCAG TGTTCCCCACAACGGGACTACATTATTCGGGCTGTTCGAACGCCTCCgaaggaagagcagaaggaagatAACATCAGTCCCTTCAATCTGGCATCCATTGATGAGGAATGGATAACTACACATGCCAGTCAG GTTTCTAGAATGCTTCCTGGAGGCTTATTAGTTCTTGGTGTATTTATTGTTGCAACTCCAGAACTGTCAAAGGAGAGTCAAAATGCTTTGCGCAAG TTGATCTTCTCAGTGGAAAAGTCCTTGActaagagaaggctctggaaaccagctgaagaggaggtctcagacagagcagctcttcagaTTTGTTCCTCTACAAAGAA AGTAGTTTGCCGAACCTATGACGTGCAAGATCCCAAG AGTTCAGCTAAACCAGCCGACTGGAAATACCAGAATGCTCTTTCTGCCTCCTGGCTAGCTCTGGGCTGCACAGTAAATGTTAATATTCACATTCCACTTCTTGCTACTTCACCAAACCATGACTTGGAGAAGAACACCAAG aatgggttaAATCGATGGTCAAAACAGATAGAAGACAGTGTTTTTCTGATCAATGGACAAGTTAGAAGCGATGATACAGAACTACTGGAAGGGCAG aaaaAGTCAAAAGGAAATACTCAGTCTGGCACTCAGTTTTCTGATGTCAAGGTTCTGACGCAATTG TCCCAGAGTTCAAGTCACAGATCAACAGCCGCAGTCCAGATCTGCAGTGGTTCCATAAATCTCAAAGGTGCTGTGAAATGCAGAGCCTACATACATAACAACAAGCCCAAAGTTAAAGAAGCTGTTCAG GCTTTGAAGAGAGACATCATAAATACATTGAGTGATCGGTGTGAAATACTGTTTGAAGATCTCATTATCAATGAAGGACCTCACAAAAAAA aTTTTGAGCGGGCATATCATGTCTTACCTCAAAGACTGTTTGTCCCCATTGCTGGATCCAGTGTGATGCTGAGTGATTATAAGTTTGGTGATGAGGCCACTGGAGAGATTCAGGAACGGTTTGTTGAGATGTTGGATCAGTCTGTGCAAGCTGAAGATATCCATATAGCTGAGGACATGAGCACAG TTGATATTTGTCCAGTTACTGACCACATGGATGCCCCACAGCCTCAACAACTGACAAAAGCAACGTTGCTGTTGAAACTTCAACAAAATATGG GTGTGGTAATAGCAGCTGCTGTTGCAATCTTTGCATCGATCTTCTCCTTCAATTACTTCAGTGATTAA